In Priestia megaterium NBRC 15308 = ATCC 14581, the following proteins share a genomic window:
- the cobJ gene encoding precorrin-3B C(17)-methyltransferase — protein MKGKLLVIGFGPGSFEHITQRAREAIQESDMIIGYKTYVELIQGLLTNQQIISTGMTEEVSRAQEAVKQAEAGKTVAVISSGDAGVYGMAGLVYEVLIEKGWKKETGVELEVIPGISAINSCASLLGAPVMHDACTISLSDHLTPWELIEKRIEAAAQADFVVAFYNPKSGRRTRQIVEAQRILLKYRSPDTPVGLVKSAYRHREEVVMTNLKDMLNHEIGMLTTVVVGNSSTFFYDDLMITPRGYQRKYTLNQTEQPLRPHQRLRKEAEPWALDQEETVKQTASAIEAVQTTPEETATSRVLAEEALQAILGEPTSAVVHQPIQSIFEVAVSPGLANKKFTPVQMTTLAEVVGEKGTMEYTPDHQIKLQIPTTQPDVIIKKLQAASFLLSPVGDVFTIKACDFCDGEKSDAIPHTEELQKRLGGMDMPKELKLGINGCGMACYGAVQEDIGIVYRKGAFDLFLGAKTVGRNAHSGQIVAEGIAPDDIIEIVENIVHEYKEKGHPNERFHKFFKRVKNVYGFDYQDITPKIKVEPAPCGD, from the coding sequence ATGAAAGGTAAACTGTTAGTTATCGGATTTGGGCCGGGAAGCTTTGAACATATTACACAGCGAGCAAGAGAAGCCATTCAAGAAAGTGATATGATCATCGGTTACAAAACCTATGTGGAATTAATTCAAGGACTGTTAACGAATCAGCAAATTATTAGTACGGGAATGACCGAAGAAGTAAGCCGTGCACAAGAAGCTGTAAAGCAAGCTGAAGCAGGAAAAACCGTGGCTGTCATTTCAAGCGGAGATGCAGGAGTATATGGAATGGCAGGCCTTGTGTATGAAGTGTTGATTGAAAAAGGTTGGAAAAAAGAAACGGGCGTAGAGCTGGAAGTAATTCCTGGCATTTCGGCTATTAATTCATGCGCATCCCTCCTTGGAGCGCCCGTGATGCATGATGCTTGTACAATTAGTTTAAGTGACCACCTTACGCCATGGGAACTAATCGAAAAAAGAATCGAAGCAGCTGCACAAGCAGATTTCGTAGTGGCTTTTTACAATCCAAAAAGCGGAAGACGAACAAGACAAATTGTTGAAGCACAGAGGATTCTATTAAAGTACCGTTCTCCTGATACGCCTGTTGGTCTTGTGAAAAGCGCTTATCGTCACCGTGAAGAAGTCGTAATGACCAACTTAAAAGACATGTTAAATCATGAAATTGGCATGCTGACTACCGTTGTTGTCGGGAATTCATCTACGTTTTTTTACGACGATTTAATGATTACACCGCGCGGATATCAGCGGAAATATACCCTTAACCAAACGGAGCAGCCGCTAAGACCGCATCAGCGACTTCGAAAAGAAGCGGAACCGTGGGCTCTCGATCAAGAAGAGACTGTAAAGCAAACAGCTTCAGCTATTGAAGCAGTTCAGACCACACCAGAAGAAACAGCAACTTCACGAGTTCTTGCAGAAGAAGCGCTTCAAGCAATTTTAGGTGAACCTACTTCTGCGGTCGTACATCAGCCAATACAGTCCATTTTCGAAGTGGCGGTTAGTCCAGGACTTGCAAATAAGAAATTCACGCCTGTTCAAATGACAACACTAGCAGAAGTTGTTGGTGAAAAAGGTACGATGGAGTATACACCTGACCATCAAATCAAACTGCAAATCCCAACGACTCAACCAGATGTGATTATTAAAAAGCTCCAAGCAGCTTCCTTTTTACTATCTCCGGTCGGAGATGTGTTCACAATCAAAGCGTGTGATTTTTGTGACGGAGAAAAAAGCGATGCTATTCCACATACGGAAGAATTACAAAAGCGCCTCGGGGGAATGGACATGCCAAAAGAGCTGAAGCTTGGTATTAATGGATGCGGCATGGCCTGCTATGGCGCAGTTCAAGAAGATATCGGCATTGTCTATAGAAAAGGTGCGTTTGATTTATTTTTAGGAGCTAAAACGGTTGGACGCAATGCGCATTCAGGTCAAATTGTGGCGGAAGGCATAGCACCTGATGACATTATTGAAATAGTCGAGAACATTGTCCATGAATATAAAGAAAAAGGTCATCCTAATGAGCGATTTCATAAATTCTT